In the genome of Brachypodium distachyon strain Bd21 chromosome 3, Brachypodium_distachyon_v3.0, whole genome shotgun sequence, the window CATGTTCCTTAGTTATGCCCAGCTTTTTGTGTAGATGTATAAGATCAATAGTATGCACATCTTTCTCGTTGACATAATCACATAACTATTCTTGTTGGAGCTCTCTACGGTCTGTTTGGTTCTGCCCCTAGCCTCTTAAGAAAGCTAtagtaaagaaaaaaaaaagtcttaaCCAGCTAAacctaaaaagaaaatgtagaCATGACATTTTGGATCAAGATattccttttgtttgttttattcGGTAAATGCTTTATCTATTGAAACCTTTTCTTGTTAAAATAGTTCTAGAGGTataatctgttttttttttcatttatgcATGTAAAGACTCTGGTATGTCTTGATTCATCAAATCCTGATACTGGAAGGGGTCGGAGTAAGTTGTCAAGCAATAAAGTAACACATGGATTCCACTTAGTTGAAGGAAGATCTGGCCACGACATGGAGGACTACCATGTAGCAGAATATAAGTATGAAAATGATCACGAGCTTGGCCTCTTTGCCATTTATGATGGCCATTTGGGAGATACGGTGTCCAGCTTCTTGAAAGCTAATCTTTTCAACAACATACTAAAAGAGGCAAGTTTTacttttgatttttcttttacgTCTATGCAAAAGATGATGCATGATACTATATATGATGTGTTAATTTAATGAGAATTttctttcatattttttgtagCCTCTCTTCTGGACGAATCCTCAAGAAGCAATTAAAAATGCATACAGCTCTACAAACAAATACATTCTTGAAAATTCTAAACAACTTGGACCGGGTGGTTCAACCGCAGTTACTGCTATCATAGTTGATGGCACAGATTTGTGGGTAGCAAATATAGGCGATTCTAGGGCTGTCATATGTGAAAGAGGTAGTGCTATTCAGGTTACTGTGGATCATGAACCCCATACAGCTGATGAACGAAAGAGGATCGAAAAGCAAGGTGGTTTTGTTTCTACTTTTCCTGGTAAGTGTTTGGCTGTCTAAAAGACTCATTGTTGCTGTTTCCAGTCGGGAGGTAAAGTTATCTCTGTGCATTTAATACTTGCTTCATAGGTGATGTTCCTCGGGTAAATGGCCAACTTGCGGTTGCAAGAGCATTTGGTGATCAAAGTCTCAAGGCACACTTGAGCTCAGAACCTGATTTTAAGCATGTAGCTATAAACTCAAGTATAGAATTTGCCATACTTGCCAGTGATGGATTATGGAAGGTATGTGCTATCCGTGGAAAGATCTGCTACATTGTGTTATTTACCTTTCATGTTACCGAAGTTATAGCTTATAGCCATGTATTGGATAATTTCCATTTTGA includes:
- the LOC100831557 gene encoding probable protein phosphatase 2C 44 produces the protein MAGGARAEIQPAAASSSSSSSAPFPSAGRRGRRRPDILTILRTLVCLDSSNPDTGRGRSKLSSNKVTHGFHLVEGRSGHDMEDYHVAEYKYENDHELGLFAIYDGHLGDTVSSFLKANLFNNILKEPLFWTNPQEAIKNAYSSTNKYILENSKQLGPGGSTAVTAIIVDGTDLWVANIGDSRAVICERGSAIQVTVDHEPHTADERKRIEKQGGFVSTFPGDVPRVNGQLAVARAFGDQSLKAHLSSEPDFKHVAINSSIEFAILASDGLWKVIKNQEAVDLVKSVKDPQTAAKRLTSEALARMSKDDISCIVIRFRC